One region of Paenibacillus polymyxa M1 genomic DNA includes:
- a CDS encoding NCS2 family permease: MKDGLWSRSLGFKPEHHWKKELAAGAISYFSVVYIIMVNATILADAGIPLQGAMLGTLLTSMIGCLLMAFGGKSPMVVVPGMGINAFFTYTLVHSMKLSWQEALMVVAVTGVIFAIVAFTSLYKLISQAIPHNLQHGITVGIGLFLTFIGLQKSGIVIAHQTTFVAIGHFNDPKVITACVTLLLAIVLFVRNVQGGLLISILAGTGLAYVLGAVEPASTVRTSETVRQYGQLFGELSFSGIVSVAFWIAVFLLLLIVLFENVGMITAQTNMIGRPDSFKNSLRVLAVTNIFAGILGSSPAVAAAESTAGIAAGGRSGMTPLVTAILFGATFFFIPLLAYIPDSAIAPVLIIIGGLMVQNVREMDFSDFTESFPAFLIMVMMPFTYSIVDGMAFGFIAYPVAKLAAGRGKEVPVALYIISVLFVANFVLHSLV, translated from the coding sequence ATGAAGGATGGGCTATGGTCCAGAAGTCTCGGTTTCAAGCCCGAGCATCATTGGAAAAAGGAATTAGCCGCGGGTGCCATTTCTTATTTTTCCGTTGTATACATTATTATGGTTAATGCAACTATCTTGGCAGATGCGGGCATTCCTCTTCAAGGGGCAATGCTCGGGACGCTGCTGACATCGATGATCGGCTGTCTACTGATGGCTTTTGGCGGAAAGTCTCCCATGGTCGTTGTACCAGGGATGGGGATTAACGCCTTTTTCACTTACACGCTCGTACATTCCATGAAGCTGAGCTGGCAGGAAGCGTTGATGGTAGTTGCCGTCACAGGGGTGATATTCGCCATTGTGGCATTTACATCATTGTACAAGCTGATAAGCCAGGCGATTCCCCACAATTTGCAACATGGAATTACGGTGGGCATTGGTTTGTTTTTAACCTTTATCGGCTTGCAAAAAAGCGGGATCGTGATTGCACATCAAACGACTTTTGTGGCTATTGGTCATTTTAATGATCCTAAGGTGATTACAGCCTGTGTAACGTTACTGCTCGCTATTGTATTATTTGTGCGTAACGTTCAGGGAGGTTTGCTGATCAGCATTTTAGCAGGAACTGGGCTTGCATACGTACTGGGGGCTGTAGAGCCGGCAAGCACGGTGCGAACCTCTGAAACAGTACGACAGTACGGGCAATTGTTTGGAGAACTTTCTTTTTCAGGCATCGTCTCGGTAGCCTTCTGGATCGCTGTTTTTTTGCTGTTACTGATTGTGCTGTTCGAGAATGTTGGAATGATTACTGCACAGACCAACATGATTGGAAGACCGGATTCTTTTAAGAATAGCTTGCGTGTGTTAGCTGTGACCAATATTTTTGCTGGTATTCTGGGCAGCAGTCCCGCGGTAGCCGCTGCGGAGTCTACAGCTGGTATTGCCGCAGGGGGACGTTCGGGAATGACACCGCTGGTAACAGCAATTTTATTCGGAGCCACATTTTTCTTTATTCCATTGTTGGCTTATATTCCTGACAGTGCCATTGCGCCTGTATTAATCATTATCGGGGGCCTAATGGTGCAAAATGTGCGAGAGATGGATTTCAGTGATTTTACCGAATCGTTTCCTGCGTTTCTGATCATGGTGATGATGCCCTTTACTTACAGTATTGTAGATGGGATGGCATTTGGTTTTATTGCATACCCCGTAGCCAAGCTGGCAGCAGGACGGGGCAAGGAAGTGCCTGTCGCATTATATATCATTTCTGTACTGTTTGTGGCTAACTTTGTGCTTCATTCTCTGGTGTAG
- a CDS encoding tRNA threonylcarbamoyladenosine dehydratase yields the protein MLHQFSRTELAIGTEGLEVMKNSTVAVLGIGGVGSIAVEALARTGVGRIILIDKDVVDITNINRQIHALTTTVGQKKADLMVERVKLINPECEAIALNMFYTEETYEELFKYDLDYVLDASDTIIYKVHLIKECLKRGIPMISSMGAANKMDPSRFQVADISKTRMDPIARVIRTKLRKEGITKGVKVVFSDEEPMKPREEITKKIVPANAPEIRKAKQPPASNAFVPPVAGLIMVSVAVKDLLERAGV from the coding sequence ATGCTGCATCAATTTTCACGCACGGAACTGGCCATCGGGACGGAAGGTCTGGAGGTTATGAAAAATAGCACGGTAGCTGTATTGGGTATCGGCGGTGTCGGTTCGATTGCAGTGGAAGCGCTGGCCCGAACGGGTGTTGGACGCATTATTTTGATTGATAAGGATGTCGTAGATATTACCAATATTAATCGCCAAATTCATGCGCTGACGACAACAGTAGGTCAAAAAAAGGCTGATCTGATGGTAGAGCGTGTGAAGCTGATTAATCCTGAATGTGAAGCAATTGCACTGAACATGTTCTATACAGAAGAAACATATGAGGAGCTATTTAAGTACGATCTAGATTATGTGCTGGATGCTTCAGATACGATTATTTACAAAGTTCATTTGATTAAAGAATGCTTGAAGCGTGGAATTCCGATGATCTCCAGTATGGGCGCTGCGAATAAAATGGATCCAAGTCGTTTTCAAGTAGCTGATATTTCCAAGACAAGAATGGACCCGATTGCCCGTGTCATCCGCACCAAGCTGCGCAAGGAAGGCATTACCAAAGGCGTCAAGGTTGTATTCTCTGATGAGGAGCCAATGAAGCCGCGCGAAGAAATTACCAAAAAAATTGTACCTGCCAACGCACCTGAAATCCGGAAGGCGAAACAGCCGCCTGCAAGCAATGCTTTTGTACCTCCGGTAGCAGGCTTGATCATGGTAAGTGTGGCTGTGAAGGATTTGTTAGAGCGCGCTGGTGTGTAA
- the aspS gene encoding aspartate--tRNA ligase, with translation MKRSHQCGALTHAHIGETVTLNGWVQTRRDLGGVLFIDLRDRSGIVQIVFNPAYSGDALQIADRVRSEYVLEVTGTVVKRDAETINSNLPTGEIEVRVTEIEVLNASKTPPFFIEDGVEVDESLRLKYRYLDLRRPEMHQTLKLRSKAAKVFRDFLDGEDFIEVETPILTKSSPEGARDYLVPSRVHEGEFFALPQSPQLYKQLLMVGGLERYYQVARCFRDEDLRADRQPEFTQIDIETSFMQQDDLLPMMERLMVKLFKETVGVELETPFQRITHAEAMDKYGSDKPDLRFGLELVNVNDIVATSGVKVFASVIEKGGEVKVLNAKGCGTWSRKDIDDLGPFAARYGAKGLAWIQVKEGEFKGPIVKFFTPEEIEALKERTGAEEGDLLLFSADNKKVVADVLGALRLKIGRHLGLIDDKKFKFAWVVDFPLLGYDEEQKRYVAEHHPFTRPKEEDLALLDTDPGQVRAQAYDIVLNGYEVGGGSMRIFKREIQEKMFKALNLPPEEVKDKFGYLLDAFEYGTPPHGGIAFGFDRLVMLLAGRTNLRETIAFPKTASATDLLMDAPAEVDQAQLDQLHIRLAPKPVAPKA, from the coding sequence ATGAAAAGGAGTCATCAATGCGGCGCATTGACTCATGCGCATATCGGAGAAACAGTTACATTGAACGGTTGGGTACAGACCCGTCGTGACTTAGGGGGCGTACTTTTTATAGACCTGCGTGACCGTAGCGGAATTGTACAAATCGTGTTTAATCCGGCCTATTCCGGTGACGCACTGCAAATTGCGGACCGTGTTCGCAGTGAATATGTGCTAGAGGTTACTGGTACCGTTGTTAAACGTGATGCAGAAACGATCAATTCGAACTTGCCTACAGGTGAAATTGAAGTGCGTGTCACAGAAATCGAAGTATTGAATGCATCCAAAACACCTCCGTTCTTCATTGAAGATGGCGTAGAAGTTGACGAGTCGCTGCGTTTGAAATACCGTTATCTGGACCTGCGTCGTCCGGAAATGCATCAGACTTTGAAACTGCGTTCCAAAGCAGCAAAAGTATTCCGCGACTTCCTGGACGGTGAAGATTTCATTGAAGTGGAAACACCGATTTTGACGAAAAGCTCCCCAGAGGGCGCACGTGACTATCTGGTGCCTAGCCGAGTGCATGAAGGCGAATTTTTTGCCTTGCCGCAATCGCCACAATTGTACAAGCAATTGCTGATGGTGGGCGGCCTGGAGCGCTACTACCAAGTTGCACGTTGTTTCCGTGATGAAGATTTGCGTGCTGACCGCCAGCCTGAATTTACGCAGATCGACATTGAGACTTCCTTCATGCAACAGGATGACTTGCTGCCTATGATGGAGCGTCTGATGGTGAAATTGTTCAAAGAAACAGTTGGGGTAGAACTGGAAACACCGTTCCAACGAATTACACATGCAGAGGCAATGGACAAGTATGGTTCTGACAAGCCTGACCTGCGTTTTGGTCTTGAGCTGGTAAATGTTAATGATATCGTGGCAACCAGTGGAGTGAAAGTATTTGCTTCCGTCATTGAAAAGGGTGGCGAAGTTAAAGTCCTTAATGCCAAAGGATGTGGCACGTGGAGCCGTAAGGACATTGATGACCTGGGTCCTTTCGCAGCGCGTTATGGAGCCAAGGGCTTGGCTTGGATCCAAGTGAAAGAAGGCGAATTCAAGGGGCCTATCGTTAAATTCTTCACACCAGAAGAAATCGAAGCCTTGAAAGAACGTACGGGAGCCGAAGAAGGCGATCTGTTGCTGTTCTCTGCGGATAATAAAAAAGTAGTTGCTGATGTTTTGGGCGCGCTTCGTCTGAAAATTGGCCGTCATTTGGGGCTCATCGACGATAAGAAATTCAAATTTGCCTGGGTCGTAGACTTCCCGCTTCTGGGCTATGATGAAGAACAAAAACGTTATGTAGCGGAGCACCATCCGTTCACTCGTCCGAAGGAAGAAGACCTGGCCCTCTTGGACACAGATCCAGGTCAAGTTCGTGCTCAGGCTTACGACATCGTGCTGAACGGCTACGAAGTGGGTGGTGGCTCGATGCGTATTTTCAAACGTGAAATTCAGGAGAAAATGTTCAAAGCACTCAACCTGCCGCCTGAAGAAGTGAAGGATAAATTCGGTTACTTGCTGGATGCATTCGAATATGGTACGCCTCCACATGGTGGTATTGCCTTCGGTTTTGACCGTCTTGTCATGCTGCTTGCAGGTCGTACAAATCTGCGTGAAACCATTGCATTCCCGAAAACAGCCAGCGCGACAGACCTGCTTATGGATGCACCAGCCGAAGTGGATCAAGCTCAATTGGATCAGCTTCATATTCGTCTTGCTCCGAAGCCTGTTGCGCCTAAAGCTTAA
- the hisS gene encoding histidine--tRNA ligase: protein MAFQKPTGTQDLLPGSVEKWQVVEEKAREISRRFNYREIRTPMFEQTNLFVRGVGETTDVVEKEMYTFEDKGKRSMTLRPEGTAGVVRSYVENKLYGEPDVTKLYYIGPMFRYERPQAGRQRQFHQFGIEAFGAMDPALDAEVIAFGYQFCRELGLKGVQVEINSVGNAASRAAYRQHLVDFLMPIKDTLTKESQARIERNPLRVLDSKDDQDKFGGAPSILDSLDEESSTHFEKVKQNLDAMGVEYTVNPRLVRGLDYYTLTAFEFKAEGIGAIDTIGGGGRYNGLVGDLGGPDQPGIGFGIGLERIQLILEHQGVKLNEAKPLDIYMVALGEAAETEVTKQLFKLRQAGFSAERDYLGRKMKAQMKSADRFKARYTAILGDDELVKGEIALKNMETGEQRTVKLDQLVEELG from the coding sequence ATGGCCTTTCAAAAACCGACGGGAACACAGGATTTGCTGCCAGGCAGTGTAGAAAAATGGCAAGTGGTCGAGGAAAAAGCCCGCGAAATTAGCCGCCGCTTTAATTATCGTGAGATCCGTACACCGATGTTTGAACAAACGAATTTGTTCGTTCGGGGTGTGGGTGAAACGACCGATGTGGTGGAAAAGGAAATGTACACTTTTGAGGATAAAGGAAAGCGCAGCATGACTTTGCGTCCAGAAGGAACAGCAGGGGTTGTCCGCTCTTATGTGGAGAACAAACTGTATGGTGAACCGGATGTGACCAAACTGTATTACATTGGCCCAATGTTCCGGTATGAGCGTCCACAGGCTGGGCGTCAGCGCCAGTTTCATCAATTTGGCATTGAAGCATTCGGGGCGATGGACCCGGCGCTGGATGCAGAAGTTATTGCTTTCGGGTATCAATTCTGCCGAGAGCTGGGCTTAAAAGGAGTACAGGTAGAAATTAACTCGGTTGGTAATGCTGCCAGCCGTGCAGCTTATCGACAGCATTTGGTGGACTTCCTGATGCCGATTAAGGATACGTTGACCAAGGAGAGCCAAGCGCGTATCGAGCGTAATCCATTGCGAGTGCTGGATAGTAAAGACGATCAAGACAAATTTGGCGGGGCACCTTCGATTTTGGATAGTTTGGATGAGGAATCCAGCACTCACTTTGAGAAAGTGAAGCAAAATTTGGATGCGATGGGCGTGGAATATACAGTGAACCCGCGTTTGGTACGGGGGCTGGATTATTATACGCTGACAGCATTCGAGTTCAAAGCCGAAGGAATTGGTGCTATTGACACGATTGGCGGAGGAGGCCGATACAACGGATTGGTTGGAGATCTGGGCGGACCGGATCAGCCGGGCATTGGTTTTGGTATTGGGCTTGAGCGAATTCAGCTGATTTTGGAGCATCAGGGTGTCAAATTGAACGAAGCCAAGCCATTGGATATCTATATGGTGGCGTTGGGTGAGGCGGCAGAAACGGAAGTGACCAAACAACTGTTCAAGTTGCGTCAAGCTGGATTTTCCGCAGAGCGAGATTATCTGGGGCGTAAAATGAAGGCGCAGATGAAATCAGCAGATCGTTTTAAAGCAAGATATACAGCGATTTTGGGTGACGATGAGCTGGTTAAAGGTGAAATTGCACTGAAAAACATGGAAACCGGCGAGCAGCGTACCGTTAAGTTGGATCAGTTGGTGGAAGAATTAGGATAA
- a CDS encoding type 1 glutamine amidotransferase domain-containing protein, whose protein sequence is MSKIAFLLADQFEDSEMKVPYDELKKAGHEADIIGLKQGEKVNGKQGKASYTIEKAIADVKSSDYDAVVIPGGSSPENLRLDANVLKFVTEMNESKKTIGAICHGPQILASADLLQGRTITAYPPLKDDLINAGAHFEDREAVVDGNFITSRTPKDEPAFVRELLKAL, encoded by the coding sequence ATGAGTAAAATTGCATTTTTGTTGGCTGACCAATTTGAGGATTCTGAAATGAAGGTCCCCTATGATGAACTGAAAAAGGCTGGACATGAGGCAGATATTATTGGACTGAAGCAAGGTGAAAAAGTGAACGGTAAGCAAGGAAAAGCAAGCTACACTATTGAAAAAGCCATTGCAGATGTGAAATCAAGTGACTATGATGCAGTTGTTATTCCTGGTGGATCATCTCCGGAAAATCTGCGTTTGGATGCAAATGTTCTGAAGTTTGTAACTGAAATGAATGAGTCCAAAAAAACGATTGGCGCTATCTGCCACGGGCCGCAGATTTTGGCTAGTGCCGATTTGCTACAAGGTCGGACGATTACAGCTTATCCTCCATTGAAAGATGACTTGATTAACGCAGGTGCTCATTTCGAGGATCGAGAGGCGGTCGTGGACGGTAACTTTATTACGTCTCGGACCCCTAAGGATGAGCCAGCCTTTGTGCGTGAGTTGTTAAAGGCATTGTAA
- the dtd gene encoding D-aminoacyl-tRNA deacylase translates to MKIIIQRCKDAQVTVNQKVVGKIGTGLMLLVGIGQGDTAADAVYLADKTAGLRIFEDAEGKMNDSVLDVGGAILSVSQFTLYGDCRKGRRPNFMGAAKPEEAEKLYDFFNSQLRAKGLEVETGIFGAMMDVSLTNWGPVTLILDSERS, encoded by the coding sequence ATGAAGATCATTATTCAGCGCTGTAAAGACGCTCAGGTAACGGTGAATCAAAAGGTGGTCGGCAAAATCGGAACTGGATTAATGCTGCTGGTTGGTATTGGTCAGGGAGATACGGCAGCCGATGCCGTTTATTTGGCGGATAAAACAGCGGGATTGCGTATATTTGAAGATGCTGAAGGCAAAATGAACGACAGTGTTCTGGATGTCGGCGGGGCCATTCTGTCTGTCTCCCAATTTACGCTGTATGGTGACTGCCGTAAAGGAAGAAGGCCCAACTTTATGGGAGCGGCCAAACCTGAGGAAGCGGAGAAACTGTATGATTTCTTCAACAGTCAGCTTCGAGCCAAGGGCCTGGAGGTCGAGACCGGAATTTTTGGAGCTATGATGGATGTTTCCTTGACCAACTGGGGTCCAGTGACGTTGATTTTGGATAGCGAGCGTTCTTAG
- a CDS encoding RelA/SpoT family protein: MGIEQLLKKAGAYTREADLIRIRDAYDFAEQAHSGQTRKSGEPYILHPLAVADIVVNMQMDTISIIAALLHDVVEDTTVSLAQIREHFGDTCAMLVDGLTKLERIQFRSKEEQQNENYRKMFIAMAQDIRVIVIKLADRLHNMRTLKYQSEESQRRIAYETLEIFCPVANRLGISAIKWEMEDIALRYLNPQQYYRIANLMHKKRAEREQFIDNVIQRIREKLEEMGIQADLSGRPKHIYSVFKKMTTKNKQFNEIYDLLAIRIIVDNIKDCYATLGIIHTLWKPMPGRFKDYIAMPKANMYQSLHTTVVGPNGEPTEVQIRTVDMHRTAEFGIAAHWAYKENNGANNTNFEDKITFFREILELQNEAKDASEFVESLKMDFFSDLVFVFTPKGEVIELPAGSVPLDFAFRIHTEVGNRTIGSKVNGRIVPLDYRLKTGDIVEIMTSKHSYGPSQDWLKIAQSSHARSKIKQWFKKEKREENVEKGRESLERELRKRDIEPSVWMSEDKLQDVAQKFSFNDSEDMLSAIGFGGITAAQVCTRLTEKLRKEQEEARLIELTTEVKEYKPQGERKKTPTNGVSVRGVDNLLVRFARCCNPVPGDDIIGYVTRGRGVSVHRTDCPNIPSGVGEDQARVIEVEWEEAAEVNYSVDIEITGHDRNGLLNEVLQAISENKTSFSAVTGRTDKNKMAMIHITILIRNTDHLHSVVERIKRVKDVYTVHRIMQ; encoded by the coding sequence ATGGGGATAGAGCAATTACTTAAAAAGGCCGGGGCCTATACCAGAGAAGCAGATCTTATCCGCATCAGGGACGCCTATGATTTTGCCGAGCAGGCCCATTCCGGCCAGACTCGTAAGTCCGGTGAACCTTATATTCTGCATCCGCTTGCGGTTGCTGATATCGTCGTTAATATGCAGATGGATACCATCTCCATTATCGCCGCTCTTTTACATGACGTTGTGGAGGATACGACGGTGTCTTTGGCGCAGATTCGCGAGCATTTTGGCGATACATGTGCGATGCTTGTTGATGGTCTGACGAAGCTGGAGCGTATCCAGTTCCGTTCCAAGGAAGAACAGCAGAACGAAAATTATCGAAAAATGTTTATTGCCATGGCGCAGGACATTCGTGTCATCGTCATTAAGCTGGCAGATCGTCTGCACAACATGCGTACTCTGAAATATCAATCGGAAGAAAGCCAGCGTCGAATCGCTTATGAAACGTTGGAAATTTTCTGTCCGGTTGCAAACCGATTGGGTATTTCAGCGATTAAATGGGAAATGGAAGACATTGCTTTGCGCTATCTGAATCCTCAGCAGTATTACCGCATCGCTAATTTGATGCATAAGAAGCGGGCAGAGCGCGAGCAATTTATTGATAATGTCATACAGCGTATCAGAGAGAAGCTTGAAGAGATGGGTATTCAGGCTGATTTGTCTGGACGTCCTAAACATATTTACAGTGTGTTTAAAAAGATGACGACGAAAAACAAGCAATTCAATGAAATATACGATTTGCTAGCAATTCGAATTATTGTGGATAACATTAAAGATTGTTATGCCACACTGGGGATTATCCATACGTTGTGGAAACCGATGCCAGGGCGGTTTAAGGATTATATCGCCATGCCTAAGGCTAATATGTATCAGTCCCTCCATACGACCGTAGTAGGTCCTAATGGAGAGCCTACAGAAGTACAAATTCGCACAGTGGATATGCATCGCACTGCTGAATTCGGGATTGCCGCCCACTGGGCCTATAAAGAAAACAACGGGGCAAATAACACAAACTTTGAGGACAAAATCACCTTTTTCCGAGAAATTCTGGAGTTGCAAAACGAGGCGAAGGATGCTTCGGAATTTGTGGAATCACTCAAAATGGACTTTTTCTCAGACCTTGTGTTTGTCTTTACACCTAAGGGAGAAGTCATTGAGTTGCCGGCTGGATCGGTTCCGCTGGACTTTGCTTTCCGTATCCATACCGAAGTTGGAAATCGAACGATTGGCTCTAAGGTTAATGGAAGAATTGTTCCTTTGGATTATCGTCTAAAAACTGGCGATATCGTGGAAATTATGACGTCCAAGCACTCTTATGGACCTAGTCAGGACTGGCTTAAAATTGCTCAGTCCTCTCACGCGCGCAGTAAAATCAAGCAATGGTTCAAGAAAGAAAAGCGTGAGGAAAATGTAGAAAAAGGCCGCGAAAGCCTGGAACGTGAGCTAAGAAAGCGTGATATTGAGCCATCCGTGTGGATGAGCGAGGACAAACTTCAGGATGTGGCACAAAAGTTCTCTTTTAATGATTCTGAAGATATGCTGTCTGCGATTGGCTTTGGCGGTATAACCGCAGCGCAGGTTTGTACACGTCTGACAGAGAAGCTGCGCAAGGAACAAGAAGAGGCACGGCTAATTGAACTGACGACCGAGGTCAAGGAGTACAAACCGCAGGGCGAACGGAAAAAAACACCGACCAACGGTGTCAGCGTCAGAGGCGTCGACAATTTGCTCGTTCGCTTTGCACGATGTTGTAATCCCGTACCGGGTGATGACATCATCGGCTACGTAACACGCGGGCGCGGTGTATCTGTGCACCGTACCGATTGCCCGAATATTCCTTCGGGTGTGGGCGAAGATCAGGCGCGCGTGATTGAAGTTGAGTGGGAAGAAGCAGCTGAGGTCAATTATAGCGTCGATATTGAGATTACAGGACATGACCGCAATGGTTTGCTGAACGAGGTGCTCCAGGCCATTTCTGAGAACAAAACTAGCTTCTCGGCCGTGACAGGACGTACAGATAAAAATAAAATGGCAATGATTCACATTACAATTCTTATTCGTAACACGGATCATTTGCATTCTGTTGTCGAACGGATCAAACGGGTGAAGGATGTATACACCGTGCATCGGATTATGCAATAA
- the uraA gene encoding uracil permease, producing MQREIQVNEKLPAGPGILLSVQHLFAMFGSTVLVPNIFGVDPGMILLMNGIGTLLYIWICRGKIPAYLGSSFAFIAPVSLVLKSNPGSSGYAMALGAFIATGIIFCLVALVIKYAGTRWLDIVFPPAVMGSIVALIGLELVPVAAGMAGIINADPTKAWTPDPKTITLSLVTLGVTVLGAVLFRGFAKIIHILIGIVVGYVLAYFMGMVNTQAIADAPLFAHPAITTPTFNASAMLTILPVALVVIVEHIGHLLVTSNIVGRELSKDPGLHRSLLGNGISTVISGFVGSTPNTTYGENIGVMALTKVYSVWVIGGAAVIAILLSFSGTFSAIVSNIPSPVMGGVSLLLFGVIAASGLRIFVEQKVDFAKPTNMLLATIVLVVGISGTTLTWGAVTLKGMALATIIGIILSLFFKLVDVLGWSNDKTQEPLTEKTPD from the coding sequence TTGCAACGCGAAATTCAAGTTAATGAAAAGCTTCCAGCAGGACCTGGGATCCTGCTCAGCGTACAGCATTTGTTTGCCATGTTTGGCAGCACCGTGCTGGTGCCCAATATTTTCGGCGTCGATCCCGGCATGATTTTGCTCATGAACGGTATCGGAACATTGTTGTACATATGGATCTGCCGTGGCAAAATTCCTGCCTATCTCGGCTCCAGCTTCGCTTTTATCGCTCCCGTCAGTCTTGTGCTTAAAAGTAATCCTGGCAGCAGTGGCTATGCAATGGCCCTGGGTGCTTTCATCGCTACAGGTATTATTTTCTGTCTCGTCGCACTGGTAATCAAGTATGCCGGGACACGTTGGCTGGATATCGTTTTTCCACCGGCTGTCATGGGATCAATCGTAGCCTTAATTGGTCTGGAACTAGTTCCGGTTGCTGCAGGCATGGCAGGCATTATTAATGCCGATCCTACTAAAGCCTGGACGCCAGATCCCAAAACGATCACCCTTTCCCTCGTTACGCTCGGTGTTACTGTTCTGGGTGCGGTGTTGTTTCGCGGGTTTGCCAAAATCATTCATATTCTAATCGGTATCGTGGTGGGCTATGTGCTTGCTTATTTCATGGGCATGGTCAATACACAGGCTATTGCGGACGCTCCTTTGTTTGCCCATCCCGCAATTACCACTCCAACCTTTAATGCCTCGGCTATGCTAACGATTCTTCCAGTTGCTCTGGTCGTCATTGTAGAGCACATTGGTCACTTGCTCGTGACTAGCAACATCGTCGGACGTGAGCTGTCCAAAGATCCTGGTCTCCATCGCTCTCTGCTGGGTAACGGGATTTCTACTGTCATTTCCGGTTTTGTAGGTTCTACACCTAATACGACTTATGGTGAAAATATCGGTGTTATGGCATTAACTAAAGTGTACTCTGTATGGGTTATTGGCGGAGCGGCTGTTATTGCCATCCTGTTGTCTTTCTCGGGTACGTTCTCAGCGATTGTTTCTAATATTCCATCTCCAGTTATGGGTGGCGTATCCTTACTATTATTCGGTGTGATCGCTGCCTCTGGTCTTAGAATCTTCGTTGAGCAAAAAGTTGATTTCGCCAAGCCAACCAACATGCTGCTCGCTACTATCGTGCTTGTTGTGGGAATCAGTGGTACTACGCTCACTTGGGGTGCTGTCACCTTGAAAGGTATGGCATTGGCGACAATCATCGGTATTATCCTGAGTTTGTTCTTCAAGCTGGTTGATGTGCTCGGCTGGTCGAACGATAAAACGCAGGAACCTTTAACTGAAAAAACACCAGATTGA